The Fibrobacter sp. UWB16 genomic interval GGCCTGGAGTCACAGCAAAGAGCGGTTCGTCAAAGACGGCGACCGCCTTGTTCGTATCGACGACGGTAACTTCGCAGCCAACCGCCCGCTGGCGGTAACGCACCATGCCTTCGGCGCGGAACGTCGTCCCGATCTCCCGCGCACCGCCGTGCCATTCACAGTTCATCAAGTCAACACGGTCAAAGCAGACCGACGACTTGTCGCCCGTCACCAGAATATCGCCCGTTTCGGGGTCCACATGCTTCACGAACGCAGGCACGCCAATCGCCACGCCCAGGCCTTTGCGCTGACCGACCGTGTACTTATGGAACCCTTCGTGCGTATTCCACACTTTGCCCTTCTCATCCACGAAGCGGCCCGGGCGCGTCATCTCGCCAAAGCGGTCCTTCAAAAATTCAGTATACTGCGAACCGTAAATATCAAAGCAAATGTCCTGGCTATCGCCCGTCTTGGCGTTCACAAAGCCGTTCTGTTCGGCGATTTCGCGGACTTCGCTTTTCACGTACGTTCCAAGCGGCGTAAGCACATGATTGCGACGTTCATCGGGAACCCAAAACAAAAAGTAGCTCTGGTCCTTGCCCGGATCGCGACCACGCAAAAGCCTGCGCACGCCATTCACTTCTTCGATACGCACGTAATGCCCTGTCGCCAAGAATTCGGCGCCGAGCGATTTCGCGTAATCCATCATCCAGCCGAACTTGATAAAGCGATTGCAATAGCAGCAAGGATTCGGCGTACGCGCATGCGAAAAGTCCGCATGGCAGCGTTTCAAGACTTCACCGGTAAATGCGTCAGAGCAGTTTGCCACATGATGCTCGATGCCAAGCTTTTCAGCAATCATCTTCGCACGTACTACACTCGGGTCGTTTTCGGCATCGAAGGCGCCATCGACATCTGGCAAAACGCGGAGCGTCACGCCCACGACTTCGTAACCCTGCTGTTGCAAAAGAAGAGCGGCAACGGACGAATCCACGCCACCGCTCATGCCAACTGCGACTCTGGTTTTAGACATAGCGCATCCTAATCAAAACGCAACATCAACGCGAGTTCGAACTGGAGAATCTGGCGAATGTGAGCCGTCTCGTCATCCAGCTTTTCGTGAATCTGTCTGTATTCAATATAAGAACTCAGCGAAGCCATCTTGTTGAACTGGTACGATGCACTCGGACGGATAAACCATTCATGCGTTCTCGACGGAACCGTGCGTTCGGTCAACTTCAGCTTCGGCTTGTAAATGGTTCTCTCATCTTCAGGAATTCCTGAATCATAAGACCACTGCTTGAATATGCCATCCGTACCGGACTCCGCATTTCTCATATCGTAGCCATCTTCGTGTTCATATTCCTTGCGGATCGTCTTCTTGAAATCGTAACCGGCAGTAAGCTTCAAGTCAATATCGTTCTTGAGCTTAAAGAACCACTTCCAAAGCTGGAATCCCTTATCGAGCTTAAGCGGATAAGAAATCGAGAAATCATCGCCAATGTTAATTCCAAAGTCATTGTAGAGCGCAATCGGAATCCACGGAGTCTCCAGGAAGTAACGCATCGTATCCACGCAATTTATATCCGTAGACTTGGGCCAGCATGGGCTAGAAACGACTTCTTCCTTCGGGCGGCGATCAGTCGATTCAATCTTCATGCGAACGCTGTTTTCAATGCGCAAATTATTCTGCGTCAGGAACGTCACACGAATAAGCGGGTTGAAGTTCCAGACATAAGCCCACGAATCTTCAGCACTCTGGAACGGGCGTTTCACCACCGTACGAGAATAATCGAAGCGGCTGCTCAAGCTTACACTGCGGAAATTATTCAGCAACGAAATCTTCTGGGAAATGTTCGGAATAGCAATTCCAATGCCAAATCTCGGAAGCAACGTTGTCGTATCAATGTACAGCGGGTATTCACGAGACTGCGAGAATTCTTCCTTCCACTGGAAATCCGTCGTTACAGAGATATCCCAAATCGGCAAGGTGAATCCCGTCGAGATTTGCAACGAACGAGATACGGAATTGCGGAAACTTCCCTGGTAAACTAGCGTATCCACATGCTTATTACGGTACTGAGCAAAGCCCGTAAAGTCATCGCGGTCCGTAAGGCCCATGTTGCCGGTCATAATGTTCCAGAGGCCACGGCTACGATAGCCGTTTCCAAGGCCCAAACCATAGAGATAGTACTGGAACGGAGTCACGCCCTGTTCTTCGTACAACTGAGCAAGCGTAAAGTTTTCACCAATGGTGTTTGTACTTGCATTCCAGTTAAACTTGATTTCGCGCCACTTGAGCTTGTCAAAGAATCCGGCAACGGCATTGCTCTTGCCAAACAAGTTCGCAAGTTCGATAATCTTAAGCGTGGGTGTAAACTCAAATCGGTTCGTCTGCGAGATTGTCCAATAGTTCTTTTCATAGCTATTTGGATCATCGAAACTGAAATCATCCGGGATTGTCTTCTGCTGGTTGAAATCAGACGAGAACTGCATATTGAACGGGATAAACGGAATCAGCTTGGGGTTAAAGTTAATCCTGAACTGCTGATTTCTAGAACGTTCATTGCGGAGAATACCGTAGGCACGGCCATATTCACGATGTCCAACGCTATCGACTTTGTAGAACGAAGTCGTATCGTAGCGGATTTCATAAGTATCCGCATTCTGCATATCGATCGGAAGAGCCTCGCCCTTGGCGTTTGTCTTTGCAATCGTATCTACAGGAATAATGACAAGACTATCGCGAGAGATGTAGACCTTTCTGTCGGAATGATCGTGGTCAAAGATATAGCCGCTAGCAAACAGGCCACCTTCGTCGAACGAGAAGAAGTTTTCCTTCACGAACGCTTCACGGTCGCCACCGCCAAACATGTCACGCCTAATATTGATGGAATAGCTCGTCGAAAGGAAGGAGAGGATATTCCAGCGCATATTCAACTTATGGTTGAGTTCAGCGGTATAGGTCACCACCTTGTCAATTTGCGGTTCCACAAAGTCCGGATCACGGGTCTGGTTCACATAGCGTACATAGTTGAAGTCGAACAACGTCAAGTCAAACGTCTGCGGCCACGGTTCAAATTCCGTCTTGGAAAGGTCCTTGAGCCATGAGTACTTTTCAAGGCTTTCGAACGGCTTGAACTTGAACATGCTAAACGTACCCAGCTTATATTCAAGCACCGTGCGGTAAGAATAAGTGGAGTCGGCAGAAGTTGTGGCACGCCCTTCAGACTGGTGGTAAGAGTAACTGAACGCCGGACGTTCCAAGAATGTCTGCGACAGGAATTCGCCAAGCTTGGATTCGCTAGCCTTGTAATCCTTATGGAAACTGACACTAAAATTCAAGTCCTGTTCATAGGATTCATAGCCCTTAGATTCAGCATTATCCCTCAAGCGGTTTTCTTCGTCATCCGATTCCACGGCAAGTTCACCTTGGAACATATCACCCGTCAAATCGACAAAGCTGCTCTTCTTAAGAATCATGTCATCCGTCGGCTTCATGTACGGACGCTTCGTAGAGCTATGATACCCAAACGACATCGGGATGTGGAATCCAAGCGAATCATCCAGGAACTTGTTGAGAGCAATCGTAATGTCTGCCGAGACATCCAGCTGCGAAGCTGCCGTTGCAAGATCAGGCTTCGGAGAACGTCCAGAATTGGAAAGCGTTGCGAAGTCACCGTCCTGATAGCGGACAGCGCCCGAAAGCGAAATGAAATCGGCGAAATTCACCTGGCCGTTCACA includes:
- the mnmA gene encoding tRNA 2-thiouridine(34) synthase MnmA produces the protein MSKTRVAVGMSGGVDSSVAALLLQQQGYEVVGVTLRVLPDVDGAFDAENDPSVVRAKMIAEKLGIEHHVANCSDAFTGEVLKRCHADFSHARTPNPCCYCNRFIKFGWMMDYAKSLGAEFLATGHYVRIEEVNGVRRLLRGRDPGKDQSYFLFWVPDERRNHVLTPLGTYVKSEVREIAEQNGFVNAKTGDSQDICFDIYGSQYTEFLKDRFGEMTRPGRFVDEKGKVWNTHEGFHKYTVGQRKGLGVAIGVPAFVKHVDPETGDILVTGDKSSVCFDRVDLMNCEWHGGAREIGTTFRAEGMVRYRQRAVGCEVTVVDTNKAVAVFDEPLFAVTPGQCAVFYDGDMVLGGGQIV